caaatgaaaaaaataaccTTCTGTATTAAAAAATTTTTATCTCCCTCTATTTGAAGTCTCCGTGTTGCaaaaataatagatttttttttattttccctcaCCCCTTTACAATGAAgtgagaggcctctatttatagttgagtctccctaaatccaacggtacagatcaattacatcaacggctaatattaaaaggtatctacaaattaaatctctaagattacaaaatcatatcttctaagattgcatatcaaaTCCAAGATTgcacatatcatatctaagattgcatatcctcaataattatgtttccatatgtgagcccgggctaaaattgggtattacagttgCCCATCTTTACTCGTTGTCGTATAAcaggaatggagcaaagactttaaaaatgcccaattttgcctggtcttgctggAACATGaaactcttcttcttcaagtagccttattCCTTCCTATTGCATCTTCAGAAGTATAGGAATTAgtgcttcaatctattccactgcaactgcagggagataagacttacaatcttcaacctattccattactgaccagggagataggattattggcttcaatgtactccactgtaaccacagggaggtaaaatacaccatcttcaatctactccactactgcttagggagataagatctgaaatcttcaatctattccactgttgcccagggaagtagaattactggcttcaatgtactccactgtaaccacagggacgtaaaatccgccatcttcgatctgctccactactgcttagggagataagacctgaaatcttcaatctattccactgttgcccagggaagtagaattactggcttcagtGTATTTcactataaccacagggaggtaaaatccaccatcttcgatctgctccactactgcttagggagataatatctgaaatcttcaatctattccactgttgtcaatggaagtagaattactagcttcaatgtactccactataaccacagggaggtaaaatccgccatcttcgatctgctccactactgcttagggagataagatctgaaatcttcaatctattccactgttgtccagggaagtagaattactggcttcaatgtactccactgtaaccacaatgaggtaaaatccgccatcttcgatctgcttcactgtcaatgcaggaaggtaagatctgctatctttaacctgctccactacaaccgaggaaggcaaggctttgtttttgatctgtttcgctgtcgatgcaggaaggtaagatctgctatcttcactgatctgttctctggggaacatgacctgtataatgaacctaattatgcctaatgattaggatggcatgatcaaaatgcatcaaatgctcctaactagacatgtgtgaatggtgtttgcatgaatgcaaaataaaatttttcctcAATCCACTTAAATCCTTAGCATCAATCCCATGGCATCTTTCAGTAGTTTCCattgctttgaatttttcctcaatCCACTTCCATCTTTTTTCCAATTGCTTTGTTAattcttcttttgttttctctttttcaacTGCTTCATCGAAATCAGGAACAATAAGATTGGCAGGATTATTCTCAGGACTGGAGCCTGATCCGGCCTGAAAATTCATCGATCTTGAAGCATCGGCTTGAAATTACTGAAGCCTAATCGTAACAGAAGATTTACGCGGGTACACTTCCGTTTGGTGCTGCACATGTAAAGGAGTGAAGCCTGGAGGATACTGGAGTCCATCATCACCTTCCTCCTCAATATTTGTTACAGGGCTCTTTCCCTTATCCTTTCCTTCAGTCAATAATCGCGTCAACTTTGTCATCATACTTCCTTGCGATTCCTCCATTTTATTCATCAAACTTTGTTGAATCTTCTCGAGTTGCTCATTCATTTGCTGCTGAAGctgatcttgcatttctttttggaacCCTTCGAGCTTTTCTAACCTTTGgtccatattttttaatttcactcTTGTACCGTAACAGTGCTGAGTTGGCTGGTTAGATTCCAGGTTAACTGAGGAAAGATTTTTATTAATCAGAACcctttgataattttttaatgcATGCAATGCGATGTATGAAAATGAATGCAGAGAAGGCGTTGATTCTAATTTCAATTACTTTTAGaaactttattagaaaataaatctctttacatagAATGGGCTACAAATATGGCTTTGCCCTAATACTTAAGACCTTGATCTTTTTAAGCAATGATGCTAATTCTTGTCCTCGATCTGACTCTAGCTCATACTTTACGCTCAACGTGTCTGCTTGTACCGCCAAAGTTTGCAAGTGATCTGCCACTTCACGAATCTGCACCACAGCCTCTCCCATAACGCGATCCCTATTTCTGACTTAATCTTGGAAATAATGAAGTTGCTCATTCTGACGACCTTCCTTTACCTCTAGATGCTCGATCCAACCCTCACAACTTCGTAATGCTGCTTCCAACTCTTCTATTTTACCattcatttcttcaatcttgcTCAAACTTGCTTTCAGCTCTATTACAGAATTTCGACTTCTGTGTTGACGAAGAGACCCTTCTAACTCAACAACTTTGTCCTTtagttttcctttttccttttgaCTCTCTAACAAACTCTTCTCCAAGGCTTCATTTCGTGCTTGCACTTCTTGAAATTTTCTTTCCCACTGGTCTGACTTGTTTctttcttctcgaatttcttcaCGCCACTGCTCTGAAGTCTTTCCAAGCCTGGCAGTTCTCATGGACAaacgcagcttcttgtaatcagtCTTCAAGCTATCTAGCTCTTCCTCAGCTTTGTTCTTCCCCTTCCTTAGTTTATCAGCCTAGAGCTTCTGAACATCCGCATCTAGTCTCAAATTCACTTTTTCTTCCTCCATCTGCTCGATTTTCCTCTCTAATTCTGTATTTTTCCTTTCAAAGTCTTGCATTATAATTTCCAGCTCAGTAGGGACAACACGCAAATACTCCTCTATTGGCTGACTATCTTCTGAACCCGGCCCAGgaatgttatcattaatcctcttAGCCCACCATTTGCCATACTCGAAAGTTGTCATCGGACCCACAGCTAATCCCTTTATTCGGCGAGTCTGATTCTATGCACTGACCATCTCACGAACCCTCCTCTTGTAACCATCGCCCCTATACGAGAACTCACACTCGGCCAATCCCTGAGTTGCAAGCACGAACTGTCTTGACCTGTATTGCCTAAGTACTACCAATGGTGCATAACCAAcggctccccaaatcccaatgaaaggaacccagtcaaaatcccCACATCGATATAGGATCTCACCTGGAAACAACCATGGGGCTCTCCACTCGATATCGCCCTcctgtaaattttgaaaaatagcaATCCATTTCTCTTCCGAGATGTCATCCCTCCTCGGTGTAGCCATTATCTCTTTCAATGGTGAATAATTATCAAAGAAGACCCGATATGAAACCTTATcgaccttccaaaagtgactatggaaccatgcAACTAAGAGCTGCGCACATCTAATGACCTACCTTCTCCCGCTCTCCGGCATGCATTCAGTGACctgaaggtttctgccaaaattgctGGGACTGGTGTAACTCTCTTTTTAAGCCGATCAAATAAGCCAGTGACTGCCTCGTCAACATGCCCCAAAGTCTTAGGGAACATAACCAAACcatatatacttaaagcaaagaCATCTACCTTCTTCCTTGCATCCGAGTGCGCTAGAATAAGATCCTTCAAAATTTTCCAGGGAATACACTTGCTATCTCCCTTTTGCCTTATCCGAGCTgtgacccactgctcactcatccccgtTATATTCATCAACCTCTTCAAAAAGGTCGGTGCATTTACAGCCTTCGAATAAACCTTATCCACTTGAATCTTTGAACACTGAAGTAAAGCCGTGTATTCTTCTATTGTAGGCACCAAATCAACCCTCCCAAACGTGAAACAACTATAAGCGAGGTTCCAAAATTGTGCGAGAGCCCGAAAGAGACGCTTATCCACCTTCATATCAAGCAAATAAGGTAAATCCccataatttgaataaaataattgtcTAACCTCATCATTACACTGCtcccaaatttctttcaactcCTACAAGTTGTTCTGGGTTACGCTAACACGGGTGAAGTCCCACAATTCGGATATGTACCCCTCGGCCAAGTTATCACCTTTCTCGCGCTGTGTGATTTCAGCCCAAGTTCGGACAGTCGTATTATCTTCCACTCTATAAAGAAACCCATTtcccatgataagctttctatttAGCAATCGAATGTGAACCAACGCCTTTCTATAATGAGATGCCATGTAATTgaaatgtcatgcaatcaaagtaaaacataaaaaatcagcATCAATTAAATACAATATAACCAAGAAATAGTAAAACTCCTAATTAGGTATCTACTAAGGTTAAGAGTAAGTCTACCTAGGGTGAGTTCCTAAAGgtccactatatgaggtttggcttctagagcaaaggtacccaaaccagcagattcctcgatcctctcccattataggttcatatggaccgagttcggttcaggggaatacatttccttatggctacacggagatgaaaatctcacgaagacataagtgatgtatcccgaaagtgatccactatcctgcacggaggtgaaaacctcacgaaggagtagcttctcactcccacttagaggggTAAAAACGATCGACGTTATGAgatgcaaaatgcaaataagaTAACAAACTTAAGCCAAACAAGCAAACAATGAAAATCAATGAATGCAAaggaaaattatgattttaaaaaaaaactttaattttcgacaaaaagacaccaaataatcaatttatggctcgactctcgaagtccccagtggagtcgccaagctgtcgaaactatttttttgaaaacaaaaaattttgttatcgactttaaaaacaaaaattggagtcgccactgatccttgattgaggtgtgatcggcccaccttaaaaacaaatttggcctgcgaaatttgagaaaacgggttcgggagtcagttacgcacgaggaaggattagcaccatcgtaacgcccaaaaatcgataccaaattgattatttaatgtcttggtgtcgaaaattaaaaagattttgttaagctcaaattttgaaatctgaaaaggataatcaattaTTCAAGTCATGTGAAGAAATtgagacccaatacgttagggtacaatttctcaaaatccccgAATTTTGAATAtcgctttttaattatttttaaaagaaaaatttttatttcgaaaaaaacaatatgtcatgcccaatgcgttaggacataaCATATCGAATTTtcgaaaattatttttgtttatatttaaaataatgaatattctcggttatttggaattaacaaagaaaatcggaacccaatacgttagggctcaattttccttgaaaatcccTAACTTTGAATAtcgtttttattttgaaaacctttgaatcataaaaatgattttagtattttgacaaaattaaaatgttatttttgagagtatgaaatgcatatatacatgtatacggaaaaaaaatcaaaataacataatcaaaaatatatataaacaaaagacttatataaaaagataaaaataaaaatataagcataatatattacaaattatatttaaaaaaatggacacatatgtatatataaaagagATTTGAAAGATATATTGATAAATGTGTCAAATAATATAGGTATATATTTATAcgtattataataaaaaaatatttggattataagatattgaaaatatataaatgttataaaatacgAATATATAAatgcacatatatgtatataaagctaagaaaaataaaggaataaTAAAACATAGGATacgtatataatatatataaactataaaaataaaataatatgataatatgataTATACGTactacatatatatttaaaacatttataatatatatattaacttatatatatacgcACATATACagatacaataataataacatagtaataattatactaataaataatattaacaatataaaaaaaaactaaacaaacaaattaaggactaaatttaaaagcCAAACAGAATTTATGAGccgaatttgaaaataaaaacaagaaaggGAGTAATTTAAAACACGCGTAGCAGGGGAAGGATCGGAGGAGTAAATTTACCCAAACCTCCTACAATATTGCGCAAcataggactaatttgaaacaattttaaaaaaaatatggtaaaatttaaaataaataaataagctaaTTTGAATGCACTGTAAAAGAATAGGGACTAATTGCGAAAATGGCCCTTTTTAAAAAACGCGGATCCTCTCCGGGTCGGATCGAGTTGCACATGGATATAGGcaatacgacgccgttttggggccACTGGAACAAgtcctaaacgacgtcgtttaatgCCCTATAAAAGCCAActtttaaaccctaaaaaatcACTTCTTCAACCACTCCACAAATGCGCCGCAACTCCTCTCCCCCTCTGCTGTTTCGGACTCTGACGAAGCAAGGAGACCCTCCGACGACTCTCACGACGGTAAGTCCTCCTCTCCTCACCCTTTTCgtgttgttattattttttaaaaaaataaaagaaacacaaAAAAGAAATCTCAAAACTGTAATCGGAAAATGAAAACTAAATCACCTTAAAaatcttcttttttctctcttttcctttttattctctttttaatCTTGGTATACAAATTTGCTAACCCCCGTTACAAAAAACTATCGGCCCTTTTATAGTCGAATCTTTACAAAAAAACCcaaaccaaaaaaatatatatattttacttccTCTTTTCCCCTTTTTACTTGTTGTTTGCGGTTTATTACAGGTGAGGGAGATCGTGGAGACGAGCGCTGCAAGGCTGTTGAACGCGCGGGCATGACGTGCGCGACGTGCGGGAGACTATTGCGGCGCaaggaaaattagggttttttttctgTTTAATGTTTAGGCTAATTGGATTAGGTTAGATTTGGGCTTGCTCGGGTATTGGGCTTGCAATTTGGGTTATTGGGTTTAGTAATAGGTTATTATAAATGGGCCAGGTAAAATTTGTTTATTACAAATAACatgcaaagtatcaaataaatgagcGAAATAAAAAACatgcttttaaaatataaatgaaaacataaattgataaacaaaagaaggaaataaacaaaaaatataaagagaaaaaagggtacaaaatatatttattgaagTTATGAGGAAGAAAAAACAAGCACAAGATTTAcatgtgaaattttgaattataaaattatataaatataatgcatttatgaaaataaagaaaaatataaaaaatatatatattaaaatatatgttaaaaatatatatgtatttgagcATTTTTGAAAAATGTGAAAACACCGAGGGGCAATCGCGTAAATTACCCATTTAGGGTGAAAACGCGCGGACCCAACCtgtgggtcgggtcgacgcgcggaccCACCCCAAACCGAACGGTGTTGTTTTGCCCTTAGGTTTTAAAACAGTTTTCtccctttaaaaaaatatttgcagtagaaaggaaaaaaaaaacaaatgctctctgctagggtttcttcTTAACCCATTTTGCGTCGTCTTTCGCCTATGCCAACACTCTGATCGCGACGGAGATGGCAACCATCCGACGATTTCGCCGAAAAAAAGGTAAAATCcctttcctcctttcttttcttcgtatttttaagcggaataagtaaataaaaaaacgaAACTACGAATGAAGAATACCAAATGAAAAAAGTAACCttctgtattaaaatttttttatctccCTCTATTTGAACTCTCTGTATTGCAAAAATAatagctttttttttattttccctccCCCCTTTACAATGAAgtgagaggcctctatttatagttgagtctcCCCAAATCCAATAGTACAGATCAATTAcgtcaacggctaagattaaagggtatctacaaattaaatctctaagattacaaaatcatatcttctaagattgcatatcaaaTCCAAGATTgcacatatcatatctaagattgcatatcatatctaatattgcatatatcatatctaagattgcatatcctcaacaattatgtttccatatgtgagcccgggctaaaattgggtattacactaAGTAAGCATAATCAAATATCAACCTATCATAATGAAACAacattttttaacaataattcaatacaaatttaaaaacaaatgtatgataattaataataatacaatagaTCTAAACAAATCAATaataactttaattattttaataatattagatttaaaatcaaatatattaaaagcAACAGAATgagatgattaaataaaaaaatgaacagattgaaataaggattaaatcgaatCCAAAACAAAATCATAAGGAAAAAACGAAGATAAAATAACGTTGAAAGACCAAAATGAAATACGCGCATTACATGGAGGACCGTATGGGAAATATTCCTTATCCCCCAAAACGCCTCACAGTAATATGGGCTAAAATGAAACAATACCGAAGATGTGGggcaaatttagaaaaataaaaggaaccGAATTAAATCATTGAAACAAATTAGGAGGATTAATGATGCAATATTCCCTCCGAGACCCAAAACGCGCGGATCTGGCCGTGCttgggtcgggtcatcgggtcgGTACCTATACAGCACCGTTTTGGAACCACTTATTAGATtccaaacggtgccgttttggatGTTAAATAAAAACTACCCAATACCCTACATTAGCAGCCATTAAACCATTTGAAGGCAAACCCTAGAGGCCTTCTTCTCAACGCCGCTCGATAGCTCTCGGGCTCACCAAGGCTCCGATTACGACGGAGTTCGGCGGCTCCAACGACAAGGTACTCCTCTCCCTCTCTCTATTTTTATCTCATGCATGAaatcaaaaaaaagtgaaaaacaCACAAAAGAAAACCGAAAAATGCTTCTGTTTTCTTGTTTTTATTCTCGAATCTACATCAAAAATCAGAAGAATAGACCGAAAAATGCTTCTGTTTTCTTGTTTTTATTCTCGAATCTACAAACGGCAGCAAAAAGCAAATATGTATTTGGCTATAAAGGCAAAAGAAATGTAATAAAAAAGGGAGGAGTCTTTGTCATTTCGGTGCAAGGCGCAGCTGGCGGTGGCAGACATCGGGCGTTGTGCGCGCCGAAGGTGCACATGGGCAGTAGCGGCGCGAGGAAAGgcagggaaccctagggttccctaATGTTGTTTAATTTTTGGGCCCAATTGAGCCGTTTAAGGTTAAAAATTGGGCTGTCTTGGCCCGCTGTACATAGACTGAtgttttttggttttgttttgggcccgggctaaattgggccTCTACAACAACAATAGCATTTTGCTTTCTAAAAGAatttaagggtctgtttgattgacggaattgatttttcggaaaatcatttccaacttttccagcgtttgattggcggaaaacattttccatttggaaaatgaactccaaaacaagggaaaatgagttacattttagggaaaatgtcttacccttttaatttccgtaagacattttccgtgctctcttctctatcgcctccttcattccttccgtcatttccggtagaaaattgcttctgtttatcgattttccagtaacttgtttttttaattattcaatacttgtttttttaacacaattacaaataatttatttgatattagtttttttaatttataacgattaatattgtagcttaataattgagtattattataaataaatcattgcaatatatgtaaaaataatttaaaatataaaaatttattaatatatattaatatatgtaaaaacaactttttcgaaaaatattttcaaaaaatctgccaagcagcagaaaatattttacacagattcaatcaaacaccagaaaatattttccagtaaatcattttacagaaaagtaaaacattttccagaaatcattttacggaaaatattttactggcaatcaaacagaccctaagggttttttttttaattgcctTGAATGATATATAGAGGTTTGAACTTATTAAAGGTTTGTGATAGTGAAatcaattttatttatcaaaatagaaAAGGTAGAGAACCAACTTTCATCGCTCATTTGGAAGTGCAATGGagaatttacttaattaattactaaCTAATGCCGCCTTTATTGATTTAACAATTtcttgttaaattatttttatgtaatttctgGGGTATTTTTTGGCAAAACTTAAGGCAGTGGGAACTTTTCCAATGAAAATTTGCTTATAAGTCAAGCCGCCTGCTATTATCCTTAAATAATAAATTGTTAAATTCGGGTCAACAACCATATTAATATtgatgtaaaataaaattatagatattttattttatttttaaattgtagaAAGGGTCAGCTGCTCAGTCCCAATTGGTACATATGCATAATTTCTTATAACAACGGAAAGCTGTTGCTGATTAACATTTGTAGTGATCATTTTTGCTTATACTACAAATAAATTGTTTTGGAAGGAAAACCCAACGGCCTATTAGCTCAGCTGGTTAGAGCGTCGTGCTAATAACGCGAAGGTCGCAGGTTCGAGACCTGCATGGGCCAATAGATATGAgtttcattttaaaaactttgtc
The genomic region above belongs to Gossypium hirsutum isolate 1008001.06 chromosome D05, Gossypium_hirsutum_v2.1, whole genome shotgun sequence and contains:
- the LOC107902427 gene encoding uncharacterized protein → MASHYRKALVHIRLLNRKLIMGNGFLYRVEDNTTVRTWAEITQREKGDNLAEGYISELWDFTRVSVDKRLFRALAQFWNLAYSCFTFGRVDLVPTIEEYTALLQCSKIQVDKVYSKAVNAPTFLKRLMNITGMSEQWVTARIRQKGDSKCIPWKILKDLILAHSDARKKVDVFALSIYGLVMFPKTLGHVDEAVTGLFDRLKKRVTPVPAILAETFRSLNACRRAGEEIMATPRRDDISEEKWIAIFQNLQEGDIEWRAPWLFPGEILYRCGDFDWVPFIGIWGAVGYAPLVVLRQYRSRQFVLATQGLAECEFSYRGDGYKRRVREMVSA